TTTCAGGGTAATGACTTCGGCTGAAGAACGCACGTTCATTGCCATAAAGCCAGATGGTGTTCAGCGGGGACTTGTAGGAAACATCATCAAGCGATTTGAACAGAAGGGATTTAAACTTGTCGGTATGAAGCTTCTCCATGTAAGTTAAATGTATTCAAGCATTTATTTGTGCATGATTATATACATGGTCTTGGTTACCTGTAGTTGCTTGATGGAAGGTATAGGCTATTAACGTGCTGGTAAAGCTTTATGCGAGCTTCAGAAATACAGGTTTTAGAACATAACATTAATTCAGTCATGTAAATAGGTAGGTATTCCAATTCTCCATTTGTTTGTGTTATACTTTAGCTTTCTATAAAACCATGGGAGACATCTCTCTTCAGAAGTACAAAATGGTAATTCTCCTAGATTAGAAACTGAATGTGTTTGTAATATATCAGTCATTCAATGTTTTTTGCAATAAACCATTTGAATTCACAGAAGGGTGTGTATGAGCAGTAtatagtacagacgctcctctactcatGAACGAGATAAGTTTCCGAACGgccattcgtaacttgaaatgtttgtaagtcgttattcaacatcattttaagggtatacgcaagtacaaagaactaggatgctgggagtacgcacgctacgctgctgcactgcgggagtagcggccagaaagTGCACTTGGTGGAACCggagtgcagaaaaaaaaaaaaaattgatgttgcggacttacagtcctcttcgttcgtatgtctgaaagttcgtaagttgaaagttcgtaagtagaggagcatctttAGCTTATAAAGTTGGCAGCTGATATTTGGGATCATGTGCAGGATCCCTGCTGGTCTTTAAACACACCATATATGATGTAAAACATCTGGGAGGACTTGTACATCAACATATGCAGCTGTTTTCTTTCCATGTTGCCCCGCAGGCACCGGAAGACCTCCTGAAGACTCACTACAGTGATCTAAGTGAACGACCATTCTTTCCTGGCCTGGTGAAATACATGCATTCCGGCCCTATTGTTGCCATGGTACATCCACTTGAGATCTTGTATACATTAGTAACAACTTGTACACAATTAGACAAATCACTGCAAATATACTCATTATTGTTGAACAAGGACAGTTAATGACAGAAGTGGTTTACCTGTCATATTCTTCATCCAAAGGTGTGGGAAGGTATGAATGTGGTGAAGACTGGGAGAGTCATGCTTGGTGAAACCAATCCTGCAGACTCGAGTCCAGGCACCATCCGAGGTGACTTTTGCATTCAAGTTGGCAGGTGAGGAAATTGTATATAGTTTTCCACACTGTAGTTTTGGTATGTAATTTTTATATGGCAAAATACATGAGGTGCACATGTGTATTTTTTCACCATTGGGTTAACATATGGCACCTCTTTACTCTTTCAGGAACATCATCCATGGCAGTGATTCAGTAGATAGTGCCAACGCAGAGATAAACCTTTGGTTCACTCCAGAGGAGCTGGTATCATATACGAGTTGTGCAGAGAGCTGGATCTATGATTAACAAAGCAGCCACACCCCATCAAACTCTTTGTTCCTTCTGTCTTGAATTGATGTTGTGTTTGTGAATAGCAAGCGCATGTCAATAAATACTTGAATACCAGGTCTGTAATTTTTCTCGTCTTTGATACCAAAGATTTTATTTGACAAATTTTTTTTGGCTTCAGTGGTTTCACCTCCTGTTAGccgtcatttttttttcctttaaaacaTCATGTAAGTGTGTCACAAATTGCTTTATGGAGATTAGTGCCATAATATACCAGGTGACAAATATTCAAGAGGAATTATGATTTTATTCTGTTGAAATTCACGATCTCTACAGCAGGGGCAAAAGTTTAAATGACACAATTCTAAATTTGTCTCACTATGCTTTTGAATTAAGTTGAAATTCAGGATGAAACTTCAGACATTCTGCAGTAGCGTGCAGGATTTTTATGCCGTTCCCTCAAATCAGTGATTTAACACCCATACTTAAATAGCTATCACGACATCAACAGATTGCAGGACCTTAGATGATGCGCAAGGAAATAATAGTGAagatacatttatatattttttttattcagtgtAAAAAGGTCTTCAGTGAATTAATGCTTTTTTTCACATCCATGCTGGAAACGTCTGCAAGATTTGTAAAATAACAGTTCACGCTTTAATTATTTACAAATTCAATAGAAAGGTTATTAAACCTCTGGTTCACGGCACAAATAACCATGACAATGAAAAGGAAAGAACATGTACAGACACTATCAAAACTTAGATGAAAAAGGTGTACAAATCCCATACCTTACTGAACCCCCAGATGTACCATGAGGGGAAAAGTTAATATTTTCTCTACAAATTCTTTACATTTGTATCCAAAATACAATACAGAAGACAACTCAAATCCAACCAGAAGTACATTTTCTCAAAATCATTCCCCATTAAAAGGATTAACAGTTTATCAAATATATAGCACCATAATACAAAGACTGAGGAAAAGGGGTTTCACATAAAAAAAGAGACCCGTGTTagtatccaaaaaaaaaactaggaaGTTGCACGTAACTTTAGACCATAGCACAAAAAATAAAGAGGTCAGGTCTGCACCGTGGGCCTCAACAAGATGTTCACAATGCTGCATGCACTGATATTTGGTTCATGAAACATGTTACAATTTCCTTTCACTCTTTTTTGCTATCAAGAAAACAAGTATAACAAAACAGGTAAGGCCTCCATCTCATTTACAGGAAATTTTGCACTGTAGGTTGTACACCTGTGTATTTTATTGTTATCGACTTGCAACATTGTCATTCATGTAGAATAATGGCACCTACATCATATTCTAGGAGAGGGTAGCAGCTAAATTTGTCGTGAAACAGTCATGTCTTAAAAGTACAAACAAACATAATGCCATCGTTTGGTCTCGAATGCATTGTCTCAAGCTAgaaaaaaggattttttttaaatatctgaaCATGTTTCACCATCAGTGCATTAAGCACCACCGTATTTCAGAATTATTACTCAGTGGACCAACGGCAAAGATCTCAAACACCTTGATGCcagtcaaactaaagcatttcgTTTATTTCAATAACCCATGTGATcccaaattaaaaaataaagcctATGCACTTGAAATCAAATTTTGGTGGAATACAACAGAATGTTTTATTGCTTTGCTGGACACACTTTAACAAACTAAGCAAACTTCTGCTTTTTCCAGCCAACACATGAACTGCATATTCAGTATGAATGTTATACCAAATGTATCCACCACCCCCTCAGGACACCCAATTGAAAACAAATAAGGAGCCACTTCAAAAGGTAGCCGTGGGGCCGCTGTTTTAACTCTCATGCCTCCTAATATTTAAGGAAAGGCATTGCACACGCAAACGTTACAGCATCTCCACTGTGTAAAATAACTCACCAAAAAATTCAACAAAAAAAGAATTTAAATTCTTAATGATATACCTTGTTTTGCAATCtgtacccccctccctccaaacACCTACATTTTGtctgtggagggaaaaaaaaaaagagagacttGGGAGAATGTTTCACATTTGCAAGAACACAATTACCAATAATTGTCTCCGATTTATATCTGCATTAATACGCAACAGGGAATTTTACTCAGTGAAAATTAAATACTTAAGACCGCATGACCAAGAGACCATATAAGCCTAATACTATTAAATATTATGCACATCAATGTCATCCATGTCATTAaagaattaagaaaaaaaaaattattagttTTGTCGTTTACTTAGATTTCCTGTATATCCCCAATACTGACCACCTGGAAAGCAATTAGCCTTGACCCAACAAGCTATAGCAAGCCTATAAAACAAGATGCAAATGTTTCCTGAGAATTAATTATCAACCTTACTGGTACATGAAGGGAGTCTATAGTGTATACAGTTATATAATATTTACACCTGCATCAGGTAGAGAAATTATATTTGATTAGTGagtatacattttatatatacatcaaTATAAAATGTTGCTATACACACTAACAAATATATTAACTATGCATGCTATGGAAAAAGATCACAGCTGATCCAAATACATTGTAACAGAAATTGTCACATTTATGCAATAGATTTACATGTAATTAAAATTTTATGCACGTTTGTATGTAGACATTTGTATATAATCTTTAAtaggtttatttcttaaatctTCAAATATATGAAAGCGCCAGTTTTATTTCAAAATTATAATTGCATATTAAATcttcatttaaataaatgtctCCAATGTTAAGATATATGTaaaatattagtatattaatgtATGTACGCCATATGAAGCCATTGATCAGGGGTGTGTTACTCCAGTCCTAGCACGCTGCGATGCGGCAAGAAGTGTCTCTCATTGTATTTGAAGAACAAAGATGAGTAATGAAGTTCAACTAGAAGCTTCCAGAACTCCAGGACTGTGCACCCCTGCTTTGCACCAAGATGGAATATACAGTTAATACCTGATGACCAGGTTCCACATTTATCCTTTGCATAAGGTACACTGATTCTGCACAGTTTCTGCAGTGGCATTTTACACATCAATCCACTGGATCGATGATACAACAAGCATAAGTTCATCTAACCAATTGGAGGGGAAATTTAAGAtgagagggagaaaaaaaagagagagagaaaaaataaaggaaatgacagaaaaataaaactcacattttatttcccagaGTTCCACTACCTCGTGGATAGTGAACAGGTCAAGTGTGCCACTGCTATGTTTTTAATGAGGTAGTACAAAGATTTCTGTGATGGAATCAAATCTGTGATGAAAGTCATTGGTTTCATGGTAGCTCATGGTTTTAAGACAACAGAGAGGAGGGGAGGAATTAACCATGCACAGACCAAATACATAAagatttagagtgaacctagcTTGTTACTTAAGATAATGTACTTTAACAATAGTTGTTTAACTGGTTATTCAATAATCTTTGTTCCTCAAACAAGAACTAGTTATGTTATGTTTAATGCTCACACCTACAGGGGTCCTATGCAGAGCTTCTATGCCActtgaaatatttaaaaattatgtaactttattttttaattttgctgATGTAAACGGTGACAATCAATATTAGTATGAAAATTTAATTTATTCTGAGGCTCAGCTGAATACTTCACCCTTCTGCGACAATATGGCTCTAAAATATGGAATTTTATGTAACTGGCGAAATATtttacagacatcagttaaaaaAAAGCAACTTAAAATAAAGGTTTGCATATCTGTCAATGGTGACATATCTTGTTTCTTTACAATTCTCACAGAGTttgttaaatattaaaaatatgatTGATGATTGATTTGTTACTTATATAATAAAGCTGCACATCTGTGGCAAAGGTGACTGCAACGGGTGAATAGAAATGTACATTCCTGCAGTGCAATCTTATGACAGTGTTATCCATTGAATCTGAATGTGTTCATACCAGTAAGGTTTATGAGTTACATGTATTCAAACCCACTCTTTTcagatcacaaaaaaaaatgtatatatacttAGATCTTTCCACCTTAAACTTAAAAATTCTCACATTACTACCCCCTTCCCAAAGTGACCAAAACAAAATCAGACACACAACAGTTCAATTTCGAAAAAATCTTACAAAAAACGTCTTTGAAAACTTCAAGTACAATGAACATTGAAAGTCCATCTGGCAAATTGTTAAAACAAAGCTAAAGGAAAATAATAATCTTGTAAAATATTACCTTCTCTTCTAAATTTGCTGTAttcttgtgtcttttcttacccAATAAACAATTGCTTATGATTTGGAGTCCTGCCGCTCGTCAAAACCGCTGTGCACCTACCCATTCACCCCGAACTGATTTCCAAGTGCTGGTCAGGTCAGACAGTGTTTAAGGCTTTCGCTTTTATCAAAAGTCCCCGTCCGCTGCCTCACGGCTCCTGTTTGACATAGTAGCTGCCAGGACCGTTGCTCTCCTGGTCTGAGATGCCTTGTGAAAAGCTGTGCTCATCCAGCTCTGTGGCCTCCTCCTTCAGCTGCAGCGAAGCCCcttgaggaagaggagaaggatgTATAAAAATCAAGGGATCGTCCCAATAACGACCATTCGTGACACCAATGCTGCAATGTCCAGTCTCAACCCAAGGGCCGCAAATTAAAATCCTTAGTTCCTCCAAAACACCTGAGCCTACCTGTACAATCTCTCTCtctgatcacacacacaccaggatAAAGATGTTTGGTGAAAATTTTCCTCAACTACTCTGCAACCGACACATGAATAATATTATTGAAGTTTCTCCACACAAATTCTGGCAGGATCAGATGGACAGAAAAGCAGCTAAGCCTATAAGTTTTCACTGGTATCAGCTGCTCTCAATTGCTTCACTGACTAGCACATACAAATGGCCCCCATGAGAGCATGCCAAAAtggttaattaaaaaataaataataatttaaaaaatgtaaatcagATACACGGTCATCAATTGCTAGAAACTAATACTTCCTCATACTATATTTTTAAAAGGCAAAATTAAAAATGCCGGCGTGTGTCAAGTGCTAGTCATTACATCTTTGGCTACTGAAAAACATACTTCATTTCACAGTAAGAGCATCTTCTAAACGTTCAAGACGACATGCAATAAATGGCTTATTTAGgattctgcagtgtatctgACGACGTGGAATTCATCAACATCATTTCAAACACAAAGCATGAAAAACTAACATAAGGACGGTAAATATGACCACTGTCAAATATTTAAGAGACCCCCGGAAGACTTCAATGAACTTCCACATATTTCACCAAAACAACCATTTGAATCATTAAATAATACCCTTTCACACtttaaaaaagagaaacaaTGACAGCTATCAGAGATACCAAACCAAATATTTCTAACaatttttataaataattcCATTGAAATGGCTTGAAAAATGAAATACTCAGTTATTTTACTACAGCATTTACAATGGGGAAAATACTAATTAATTCTGCTTGGCATACCTAATTATTTTCTACAAGTTCACCTACCCACTGTCACATGAGAGTATGAAATGAATATCAAATACACTGAAAATGAATTTACGgaaggcactgggctggggcagGTCGGGGACACactgtgctcacagaaagtcttgggatgctTGCTAAACTCAGTAAGAAAactgcaaatttattggttttataacaaaaatcattgCTTCATTTATTCACAAAAAAGTTATATAACATCAGAAATGGCCAGAAATTACGTAAAACATTTCAAGTACTAATAAATTGAAATCTAAATCTGAATTTTAAAACAGCTGTCCCGAGTTAAGTTTAATCGACAAGCAGTGACATAAAACTGCTAACATGTGTGTTCAGTATCCCTTTGGCAGCCAATGATTACAACTGCCATTAACAGCAAAATGACAAAgtacagaactg
The sequence above is a segment of the Brienomyrus brachyistius isolate T26 chromosome 5, BBRACH_0.4, whole genome shotgun sequence genome. Coding sequences within it:
- the nme2a gene encoding NME/NM23 nucleoside diphosphate kinase 2a, translated to MTSAEERTFIAIKPDGVQRGLVGNIIKRFEQKGFKLVGMKLLHAPEDLLKTHYSDLSERPFFPGLVKYMHSGPIVAMVWEGMNVVKTGRVMLGETNPADSSPGTIRGDFCIQVGRNIIHGSDSVDSANAEINLWFTPEELVSYTSCAESWIYD